A stretch of the Mesorhizobium sp. Pch-S genome encodes the following:
- a CDS encoding LysR substrate-binding domain-containing protein, producing the protein MKRSRLPLTALRSFEAAGRNASFSRAAEELHVSQAAVSRQIRELETTLCTPLFERLHRRVVLTEPGKALLNQLTASFDGIERMLTDIANRGQTRTARVSSDASIAACWLIPRLDRFRRMNPDIDVVLDVDPRLIEFRADQAELALRFSFRNTSWPNTEAERLAYALETPVLAPSLLAGGPAIEKPGDLRRFTLLHEESREHWKNWFRLAGEEEAEVRAPGPMYADMALSKQAALLGHGVALVDLLYMQDELAAGTLVRPFATGLNSGSYFLVARSLSKLSEPARIFAEWVRAEFAASVAALSSTESERCVLAE; encoded by the coding sequence ATGAAGCGCAGCCGCTTGCCGCTGACTGCCCTCCGCTCTTTCGAGGCGGCTGGCCGCAATGCCAGTTTCAGCCGGGCTGCCGAGGAGTTGCACGTTTCGCAAGCCGCCGTCAGCCGCCAGATCCGCGAGCTGGAAACCACGCTCTGCACCCCGTTGTTCGAGCGCCTGCACCGCAGGGTCGTGTTGACCGAGCCCGGAAAGGCGCTGCTCAACCAGCTGACCGCCAGTTTCGACGGCATCGAGAGAATGCTGACAGATATCGCCAACCGCGGTCAGACCCGTACCGCGCGGGTGAGTTCCGATGCGTCCATCGCCGCCTGCTGGCTGATCCCGCGCCTCGACCGTTTCCGGCGTATGAACCCGGACATCGATGTCGTGCTCGATGTCGATCCGCGGCTTATCGAGTTTCGCGCCGACCAGGCCGAGCTGGCCTTGCGTTTTTCCTTCCGCAACACCAGCTGGCCGAATACCGAAGCGGAGCGCCTTGCCTACGCGCTCGAAACGCCTGTCCTGGCGCCGTCCCTGCTCGCCGGTGGCCCTGCGATCGAAAAACCAGGCGACCTCCGCCGTTTCACCCTGCTGCACGAGGAAAGCCGCGAGCACTGGAAGAACTGGTTTCGGCTGGCCGGCGAGGAGGAAGCCGAGGTGCGGGCGCCGGGCCCGATGTATGCCGACATGGCGCTGTCCAAACAGGCTGCCCTGCTCGGCCACGGCGTGGCTTTGGTCGATCTCCTCTACATGCAGGACGAGCTCGCCGCCGGCACGCTGGTCCGGCCCTTTGCCACCGGGCTCAATTCAGGCAGCTATTTCCTGGTCGCGCGCAGCCTCTCGAAACTCAGCGAGCCCGCCCGTATCTTCGCCGAATGGGTCCGCGCGG